In Gossypium arboreum isolate Shixiya-1 chromosome 3, ASM2569848v2, whole genome shotgun sequence, the sequence taccctttaaatcactaagaaagattttagataagacatgacctatacagtaacacttcaatgtgacacaccggattcggccgtaacgtctgggccgagtttggggtgttacacaagtagGTGAGTTTCTCCATTTGTTCTGCGAATTGGACCAATTCATGTTAGTCAAATAAGACCCATTAATTAATTGACATCCATGAGACGTTTTGTAAGCATTTTCATAGATTTTTATCAACGACTTGTGACGCTTGAGCATGGTTTGACAGATTCATAAAAGCCATGGTCTCTATTTATTATCAATAGAATGTTGATCATACTCTTTTCATAAAACATCATAAGGGTAAGATCACTCTTCTTTtagtatatgttgatgacatagtAACATAGAATAAGACAAAAAAGAGATGACATAATATCTTGATCATACTCTCTTCATAAAGCATCACAAGGGTAAGAACCCTTTTTCCTTTTCACGATTTTGATTAAAAGCTATCAAATCTTGTATCTGCAACAATAATTGTTTCAATATCTTATTGCCCAACTTGCTGATACTTTTAGCCATCCTAGATTCTTTTTCCAGTTTTGCATTAAATTCCTCTTTAAATTTAGGATCGCCTACGGTGTGTGGCTCAAAGGCCAAATTGTTGTAGTCTTGAGTTATGGATTGAGTCACTAGACGATTTGTAGGAAAATTGTTTAACTTATCAAAGCTTTTCCCCTTCTTGTAGTTTCTTTCTGTTGAGAATCTTTGATTTGTTTGATAGCATCAAATAGTTAATCTTTAAGGATTATAACTGATTTTTAGATATTCTGATTAGAGATATTCTTTTCTTAAATGATTAAATGCTTCATGTATATATATCTGTacatatttatgaaaaatatatagTTTTTTTAGTGAGTTTTTCCTCAATATATTAGAGTATTCATCTCTAATTTGATCATGTTAtcagatttttttctttttttgggatAAATTTTGTTTTTCAAGTTTTGTTCCAAAAATCCTAGAAACACTAAATTGATACTTTCCACCCTAGCTTTTTTTCTCTCTCACCGCCCCTATCATTGGAGTCTGAATCCAATTGTCGATGAAACCTCAGAGTTTAGTGACCAAAAGACTTGTGCATGGGCATCACGTGCCGTCACAAGGTTCTACTTCTTTGTTTCATGCATCGCGCGTGGCTTTCACCTGCTACCGTCGTTTTTTCCGATATCGTTGAAGTGCTCCCTACTCACTTCCGATCATTCTCTTTTAATTGGTGGTGTATTTTAGCTAAGtttttttttgtgttattttagTGGTCTTTGTTATAATTTTTCCAAGCAAAATTTTGGGGTATTAATTGTTTTTCAAACATTATGTCGAAAGATGTGAAACTCGTGATTTCAACTAATAATCCCTCATTCCAAGTTAGTCCTGTGAAGCTTGTTTGGTCGAGGTCCTGCTTGTTGTTTATCAAGGCTCATGGATTGCAGAGATACATCGCCAATACCACGTCAAAACCTGATCTCACTAATTCAACTTTTAGTCAATGGGATTCGGCGAACTCTCTTGTTATGACATGACTTATCAACTCTATGTAACTTTATATTTTCAAAACTTATTTGCTATTTGCTACTGCTAAAAAGATTTGGAACGTTGCTACAATCACCTACTCTTGTGTTGGGAATGGTGTGCAAATTTTTGAGATTTGTAATAAAGTCTATGGTACAAAATAGGGGGAGCTACCGATTTCttaatatttttttgaattaagTGGCTTGTAGTAGGAACTTGATTGTTATTAAGATTTTCAGGCGACTTGTACTAATGGTGCAGGAAATTTTAGAAGATGATGGAGAATGAGTGAGTTTTTGATTTTTTGGCGGGGTTAAATACTGAGTATGACCAGATTCGAGTTCAAGTTATTAGCAAAACTCCGTTCTCTTCTTTTCATGAGGTATACTCTTATGTTCAACAGGGGGAGAGTCGACGTGTTGTTATGCTCTATAATCCACATATTGAAAAATTTGGCCTTATTACTAACCAAGATGGTCCATTGGATGGTAAGTCTGACAAGGATCACTTGACGTGTGACTACTGTGATAAGCCTCGACAGGCTAAAGATTCGTGCTAGAAGTTACACGGTCGCCCCGCTTGAAGTTGTGGTAGAAAGCGAGGAGGTAATTCTCGGTCCCAGGCAAATTTGACTCTACGACAACAAAGGACAAGTCCAATTTTACTAGGAGTTTTACATCAGACGAGATTCAACATCTCCGACGTCTTTTGTCTCAATTAGGCTCTACCTTAGGTGCTAAGTCTAATCATGCGAAATCAGGTACTGTTTTAAATTCTCTATCTACTTCTAAATCTTGGATTACTGATTCCGGTGCAATAGACATATGACAGGGTCAAACAAAAGCTTATTTAACTATACTACTTGTCCATCTAAAGATAGCGTGCGAATAGCCAATAGCTCCCTTACCTCCATTTTTGGAACATGTTTTGTTGTTTGTACTcctaatatcattttattttgtcATTTATGTCCCTAAATTTCTAGTGACCATTTTATTTGTTAGTGTTATCACTAAAGTCTTAAATTATAAACTTGAATTCTTTCCCGACCGTTATGTCTTTCAATACCTCCAGATAGAGAAGACGATTGGCAGTGGTAAATTGTGTGATAACTTAGATCTTTTGGATCGATCGTCTAGTATGTCTCAAGCCTTATTTGGAGAGAATAAAAATGTCAACCAGGAGATAATTTAGTGGCATAGGTGGTTAGGACATCCATCATTTACTGTTATTACCAAGATATTTCCTAATTTGTTTTCAAGAACTCAGTTGGATTCTTTAGTTTGTGATACATGTGAATTTGCTAACCATACAAGAAACATTATCTTTTACGTAATAATAGTATTGTTCCTTTCGagattattcattttgatgtttGGGGCCGTACTCGCCTTACTTCGTTATCTAATAATCGTTGGATTGTTACATTTATTGGCTGCTTCACttggattttttttattaaagtCCAAAAGtgatatttttttttgtatttccgTTCTTTCCATAAATTGGTTACTATTCAATTTGATGCTAAGGTTAAGATTTTGCAAACTGATAATAAAACTGAGTATAACTTTAATGATTATTTAAAATCACAATGGATTCTACATTAGACCAGTTATCCCAGTACAAGTGCTTAAAATGGTGTTGCCGAAAGAAAAGATCGACATCTTTTATTGTTGCTAGATCACTTATGTTTACTATGAACCTCCCAAAGCCTTATAGGGGGATGCGATTTTGCTTGCTATTTATCTCATTAATCAGATGTCTCTTCGAGTTATTGATTTTAAAATTCCCATAGAGATATTACAAGAAAGACAGATTACCTGGTTTCACCGAAGGTATTTGATTGTGTTTGTTTTGTCCATTTTTGACATGGGAGCAAATTGGATCCCCGAGTAGTCAAATGGGCTTTCATTTAATACTCTCCCACATAGAAGGGTTACAAATGTTATCATCCGTCATCTAGAAAGTATTATGTAAGTATGGATGTAACATTTTGTTAGGATGAACTCAAATTTTCTTCATCACAACCATCTCTTCAGGGTGAGATTATTGAAAATGAAGAGATGACACATTGCTCTGTTACTCTTCTTAGAGAGAATTTAGTTTCAGAAGAGACTTTAATTCAAGAGAAGACTAGTGGACGGTTGTTTGATAGGCCTAATTTAGGACATACACTAGAAAAGGCAAGAAAGAAGATGCCATCATACAACCTGCTCTATGCCCTGACTCTTCACTATCAGGTGAGTCTTCTTTACTTGAATTTGGTACTGATTTAAGATTAGCAATAGCCCAACAAAAAGGTGTTAGAAATTGTACTTTACATCCTATCTCTAACTGTCTTTTATGATTCTTTATCCTCATCCCATAGGGTTTTTACTTTATCCTTGTTTTCTATATCAATTCTACAGGATTAAAAAGAAGGTATCACTGATCCAAGATGAAAGAAGGCTATGATTGAAGAAATGCGAGCTTTAGCAAAAAATGAGACTTGGGAACTGGTTAATCCTCCTGAGGGGCAGAAAACGGTTGGCTGCAAATGGGTGTTTACTATCAAGTATAAGGCTGATGGTTCAATTGAAAAACTCAAAGCCAGATTAGTAGTGCAAGAATTCACTCATACGAATAGAGTGGATTATAAAGAAACATTTGCTCCAGTTCCTAAATTGAAAACGATTAGGATCCTTTTATCATGTGCAACAAATTTCGACTGAGACTTACAACAGTTTGATGTAAAGAATGACTTTACATGGAAACCTGGAAGAAGAAGTGTATATGAAAATTCCTCTAGGATTCGAggataaatataatcaaaataaatgtaCAGATTGAAAAAGACCCTATATATACTAATATAATCTCTTAAAGCCTAGTTTGAAAGATTTAGTAAGGTCGTGGTGTTGTTTGACAATCGGCAAAGTAATGTTGATCATACTCTCTTTAAAAAACATCACAAGGGTAAGATTACTCTCCTTATAGGGAAGAAATGATCCGGCTTAAGAAACAATTGGCTCGAGAATTCAAAATCAAAGACTTGGGGAAGTTACAATATTTCATTGGAATAGAAGTGGCTAGATTGAAAGAGAGAATCTTTATTTCCCAAAGAAAGTATGTCTAAGATCTTTTGACAAAGACTGACATGTTGGGTTGTAAACCAACAAAATCACCTATTAAGAATAATCAAAGACTCGTTAGACGATTGATTTATCTCGTTTATACTCGACCTGATATAGCCTATGCAGTTagtttggtaagtcaatttatgAATGATCCTTACAAAGCCTATATATAGGCAGTATTGTGAATTTTGTGCTATTCGAAGTCTACACTGGGCAAATGTATTCTCTTCTCCAAAAATAGTCATCTCAAGATAGAAGTGCTTACAAATGTAAATTGGGTTGGCTCTCTTGATGACAGAAGGTCCACAATGGGTTATTGTATTCTTGTGGGAGGAAACTTAGTCACTTGGAGGAGCAAGAAACAAAGTGTTGTTGCTTGATCAAGTGCAAAGGCTAAATATAATGCCATGACTGAAGGTGTCTATGAGCTATTATGGCTGCAAAAGGTATTGGAAGAGCTAAAGTTGTTGAATGGAAATGGATCGACCTTGTACTATAACAATAAAGTGGTCATCAGCATAGCTCAAAATCCAATGCAACACGAATCTTCTTTGCAAGTAGGACGTGTGAGACATTTATGCACCAACTTGAGGGGGAGTGTTGAGAATCTTTGATTTGTTTGACAGCATTGAATAGTTGATTCTTAGAGATTCCGATTAGAGATATTCTTTCCTTACATGATTCAATGCTTCATGTATATATATCTATACATATTTCTGAGAAATATATAATTTGTTGAGTGAGTTTTTCCTAAAGATATTAGAGTATTCATCTCTAATTTCATCACTCCCATATGAATCCCCTATGATGAATGGGTGGAACTCTTCAAAGGGAATCCTTACCTTAGACTTATTAGAAACAGTCTTAAACCTCTTAAAATTGAATTAATCTGACTTAATTCTATTGCTTCCAACTAGCTTCTTAAATAAAGGTGACATAGGTTTTACTTGTTTGAATAAAAGACTTATAAACTAAGGAAATTAAAACAATGACTCTAAATAAAGAAAGGCTTCTAAACACTAATACCATAAAGATACTTTTAATTAAAGAAGATCTCCTAAAGCCAACAtctttctaaaattaaaaattaacctCTTCAATGCCAAAGAAATAATTGACTTCTAACAATCTTCCTAATTAAGATATTTCATTAACCTAATTTACAGATGATTTTGAATATCACATGAAAACATACAAAAAGGAAAATACAAATTTCATTCCAAGAACAAAAAGAGATGCATAAACCTCAAACATACAAATTCATAGTTGGCATAATTTCAATATTGATAAAGCACACTAACTTTTCCGTCTTGCCTACCTTGATCTACTATAGGAACCGTATATGCTTATCAGAAACCAAGAATTACAGTTTAACATACAGAAATAGCATTACCAATTAACAGATTAGTTACAAGCAACACACagacacatatatacatatataatgttATTTCAACCTGTGGATATCTTACCTCTCATTCTTAAGGAGTGAACCTTCCCAAATAGAGTTACAATAAGCATTTCCCAGGGTACGAAATAATTCCACAATTGAAGGTTCCCACACTTTGACATCTAACGTCAAAGATCTCACCTGCAAACAGAATAAAGTATTCTTTTATTAAGACACTTAAAATAAAGGAAAGATCATGATATCAATTTATTTCTCAGTTTCCTCCCTTTATTTGTTCTTTTGAGACTTAAATTTTCTCATTTCGTTACTTTAGTAGTAAATAAACTTTCACTGAACTTGTACACCGTATTTTCACAGGCAATAAGTCAATGGTTGGCTCCAAAGTCATTTGTAAGTATAGAAGCTGGTATGAAACTGTACAACAGATTCTCCCATTAGTCTGCTGCAGCACTGAAATGAAATGAAGGGAACTAAATGTATTCTCCGAATATTAATCATAGGGCATCGAAGTTGGTTATAAGTTGCACAATGGACTCTCCCAAAATCCAAAAGTGTTGGAAATGAAGGGAACTAAATACTTCAGTAGACAATAATGTGGAATTCAGTTCAACAGTCCAATATAGCTGCATGAAAATTGAGGTGGAAAGTGTAACATGTACGTACAATGACAAGAAGAAAAGTAAGAAGAAACCTTTACTGCAACCTAAAAATCTTGAAGGTCTCTAATATAGAATAACTTTCGGAACATAAAAATAAGTACACCATAGCTAAAAGTGGGCACTCAACTTTAGCAATATCAAAGAACATAACCTCTATGTTTCTAGTCGACCTTAAACATGCTGAAGACCTAACATAGATTACTAACTATAAACTAAAAAACAAgcatagaaggaaaaaaaaaaaaaaaaaaacaactaaaGGGTAAAAAGAAGGCCATAAGGTCTCTTTCTATTCTTTGATGAATAAATTGCACCTTTGAAATATGTACACCAAGATTACGGTGAACACCAGAGCATTCGATGCATAATAATATGCCGAGATTAAGAGAAGCCCAATCAGGTTCATGAGCATTGCACTCTGCACAAACATCATTTCCAGGAATTTCTCTGAGGACTGCAGAAACGGATTCTGCTCTGTTGCCTATTTGATCATCTGAAGTATGGTGGTTATTACGTAACATAACATTAGAAGAAGCTTTGCGAGCATAATCGTTGTTTTCCACATGCTTTTTTCCCAGATGCAGCCACAACAGACAACCAAATCACTATCAGTAGCAATTTAATGAGAACCAGTATTTCAACatcacaaaaatagaaaaatatagcTTTAAAGGCAAAAAAGAACCTGCTGCAGGATATGAGAGCTCAAAAGAGATGTAATAACAGCAGTTATTTTATTAACCCAGTCCGTTCTATCTCCCGCATTTTCAGCCTGCCAAAACCAGAGACAAAAAGTATCAGCACAAACATCATGAAGAAAACATTATTTTCTAGCTTAATTCAAACAGTTCGAAGATATTTTGTTTGATTACATTCAGTTACCTAATtcaaatataatagtaataagtGTTTTACACTCAAGTTTGTACTAGAGAATTTGATCCGTATTTCGTTCTCTTTCTAGGGGCTCTAGATCATGCACAGTGGTAAGTGCAAAACTATAgccaggaaagaaaaaaaaaaactattggtTCCAACTGCTTTTAAAGGGCATGCCATTGTTGGAAATTGTATACTATGTTTTGGGAAGTTTCATTGTTTCAACTGTTTCTAGATAACTTTTTTATTTGATCATACGTTAGAAGCAACCAATAATTTGGTAACAAGTATAAGGCATCAGGAATAGCTATTCCAAAAACTTCAGATGCCATTTCCTAATTGTATTAATCAGTTTATTTAACTGGCATTCAATCTTTTCACAAGAAAAACATGCACAGACAGTTCTacatacatacataaatataAATGAATATTAATAATCTGTGAAAGGAAATAGTTTTGCAGTATCACAGGTCCAATGCTCTATAAATCATGTCCAATTCTGTTCATCAACACCTGTGCAAACACTCTTAAGCATCTACCAACAATTTTCAATTGAAGACTGTCCTGAAATTCACAGTTATTTAGTCAGCATATCGATATCATTGTCATTAATATCTTTAGGTGCGAACTCTCAGTTTTAAACTTTTGCTTACATGGTGGCCCTATGATTTTTAGTATTTACTAGTTCTTAAGAATACTGAAAGGAGGCCTGTAGGCTCATGTTCATGCAAGAGAGTTGGGGTTACCAACATGAATCTGTTTCCTTTATTCCAAGTATGCTTTCTGAACGATGTTTTGGATTTGACATCCTTATTACCTCATCCCTTGGTTCACTTTTACCCTCTTTATTCCCTGCCTATATCAAGTCATCCTTAATGCTTACACATCTCTACTTATATTACACCTTCctaaaatatctaaattttctAATGGATACAAACTCCACTATTTGACAAATAACTTTATTTCTCATTCTTTCTCACCTTTTCCTTTTTGACTATACTAGCACACATCCGCTGCTACATTCGCATCTCGGCTTTGAACATGTTTTCCACCCACTAAATTCGCAATATTTTACAATTTCAAATGCATATGCATCATATTACACACAGTTGCACCAACAGTTCTCCATATCGTTCATTGTGCTTTGATCCTATAAGTAAATTATCTTCTGCCTCTCCTCTTTATAAATTACATACCTAATAGAGTCACAATTAACAATATCTAGACAGTCATTTATTACTTTCTTTCAACCTTGTAGCTAATACTAAACCCTACATTCAATTTATTCTTTCTCTAATCCAATCAGCCCAAATAAGCACAACCTGGTGCACTTTATGATTCAAATATGCAGTGTTTTCAAAGCCAGACTAGACCAAATCAGACCGGTTGACACGTGAAGTGGTATGGACAATTGAAccggattttaatttttttaataatttatttgatttgaaCCAGATGGACTGGCCAGATCTAGAACTGATGACCTGACCAGTACGTCCATTGGTCCAGTTCCAAAAACATTGGATATATGGTGACGGATGATCCAAAACTAAGTTTCATCTGCTCaaaatataacataatataaacaCGTCTACATGAAAAATGAACTTCAGAATTCTACTCCCAATTTCCATAGTAAACTCACTGTAACTACAACACAAGAAAGGTAAATATTCTAATGATCAATGAGGTAACCGGATTCTGATTTGAACTCACAGGTACTATTACCCAGAAATTATTGGATCACACTTGCACCTATTCTCAAAAACCTCTCCCAAAATCTGAGAGGCATGGACAActagaaaaacttggaaaatcaTATCAGATCAATATAGGAATCTTCATCCATCAATCAAGCATCTTTTCAGTCAGTAAATcttgttaagtaattttttcaACCATGTTATGCCAGATAGCCTCATCATTTGGGATTCACCAAGGAAAACTACTTCTCTTCTCTTGGTTCTTGGGGACCTCCTCAGAGCAAATACTCTAATACCACAATTTCTAGACTTAATCAACAAAATTTCCAACGCATTATTAACTGTCTAGATCACTTGTGCTGATTAATCTATCAAATTAATATATCATTAGCCTTTCTTGACTCTCTTCACTAAAACATTTTCATCTTCGGTGCATTTAGATCACTATATTGTGTTAAAATTAGCCTTGTCCGCACTCCTTTCGTGCATTATAGAATCATCATGACATTGACTTGTGGTTTACTATTCAAATAGAAGAATGAATTTTTACCTTTTCTACCTTTCATATAGTTTTTTTAACTCTATTTGACAACAACTTTCTATTTCTGAACTGGAATCTTCATCACTCATAAGTATAATCATTGAAAATAAATTCCATCAACATATGAAGAGGTTAATACGACTTGTTTCATGTTTCAAGTAATTCCATTTTAGAAATTTGTTAGAAACATTGACTGCATTATCCAAAATATTTTTTCAATCCTGAAGATATTGAAATGATATATTGTAAACTCTTCAACACCTTGCAAAAACAGCAAGGTAGCAAAATACTGTTAAGTGCCTTATACCTTCTCTATCATTATGAATCATACAGTCAAGGAGTTCAAACTTTAGACAATCTTAAATAGATAAAGTTAAGGTTTCATAAGATATTAAAAATACACATAAAGTCACAAGCAAAAatccaacaacaacaacaacaaaaagaaCGAAGAACTAATACCCTGTCATATTACATGAAGTCAGCTAAATGTATGATTTTGAGACTTTGCTATACTTTGACCTCATTGATAAGTTCAGAAaaagtgaagaaaaaaaaattccaatGATCAGTCAATATCACCTGCAACGTGTAAGTCTTCAGCGGAGATATGATCCTAAAACAAAGCCGTAAATCTGTATCCTCTGCGCCCATCTTTATTGTTGAAGTACAAAGGTCAACGGTACGACAACCCAAATTGTCTTCGCAAGATGATGTCCTATACTTTGCACGAAATCTAGCAAATACACCACCGTTATATTCAGCTGAACCAGCATAATGATGGAGAAAACCCTGGAATACAGCAGATAAAGTAAAAAAGCATGCCtcatcaaaataaaattgaaaacttAAGCCCcaaaatatttcattttcaaatagATTTATTCTCAAATTGAAAGACACCATTAAAGCGCAACAAAACCACATAAACTCTTAACTATGTCTGTCACGCACAGCCAAATATGTCAAAACCTACAATTAGCAAGCACTAAGACTAAAATCCGGTTACAGTTATATATCCCCATTATCCATAATCATAATTAGTAGACAAAATGTTTCAACCTATATGATTAAACTTGATCAACCAAGCACAGTTCTGAAGTAATATAACATACCGTTGGTTTGATACCCTTATTCCTATAATAGTATAGTGTCCCCTGACTATCAAGTACAAAGAACCTCCTCTTCCAATCTCCCCTCAAACTTGAAGAACGTTTCAGCAAATATCCTTGTTTGATTGTCTGGACCTGTAGAATGAATGATTATATCATTTCTCCCAGTAATAACACCGATGAAATAAACATGATGCCTAAAAATAACAGCCaaacaaatacatatatatatatatatgaagatcACTCACTGACCTCCCCATTTCTTGAGGACTGCATGATTGCTTCTATATTTTTGTCTGAATTCATGCCCGTAACGCAAATGCCAACAGAACTTGTTGAAGACTCTATGTTACTTGAAGCTTTTATAATATCTATCTCTGCTTGGGTCCTAAATTCTTGAATACGTTTTTCAAGGCTACACTGCTCAGCATTTGCTAATTCTTTTGCCTGTTGAGCATATGTATATACCtattataaaagaaaattaaaaataaatatattctgTCATCAAGAGACCACATTTACAAAGCAACCCAATCAGATAAGGTTAAACTTAATAAAAAGGACAGGCGGTAAGGACATGGGATCAAAAACCACCAGTTTAGAATGACAAACGTGAAAGCATTCTGCACTCAATGTCAAAGGTCTAACAGAG encodes:
- the LOC108475914 gene encoding ADP-ribosylation factor GTPase-activating protein AGD4-like isoform X3 yields the protein MSKFIKAFRELASYKELLRSQVEHVLIDQLMHFMNVDLQDAKESRRRFDKAISTYDQAREKFVSLKKNTPGDIVAELEEDLQNSKSSFERSRFNLVNALMNIEAKKKYEFLESISAIMDSHLKYFKLGFELLKQLEPFIHQVYTYAQQAKELANAEQCSLEKRIQEFRTQAEIDIIKASSNIESSTSSVGICVTGMNSDKNIEAIMQSSRNGEVQTIKQGYLLKRSSSLRGDWKRRFFVLDSQGTLYYYRNKGIKPTGFLHHYAGSAEYNGGVFARFRAKYRTSSCEDNLGCRTVDLCTSTIKMGAEDTDLRLCFRIISPLKTYTLQAENAGDRTDWVNKITAVITSLLSSHILQQHVENNDYARKASSNVMLRNNHHTSDDQIGNRAESVSAVLREIPGNDVCAECNAHEPDWASLNLGILLCIECSGVHRNLGVHISKVRSLTLDVKVWEPSIVELFRTLGNAYCNSIWEGSLLKNER
- the LOC108475914 gene encoding ADP-ribosylation factor GTPase-activating protein AGD4-like isoform X1, translated to MSAFLKLEDSPMFQKQIWSLEHMADDLKNRCQILYKGSKRFMAALGEAYNGDNSFADSLEAFGGAKDDPYSLSIGGFQGPIMSKFIKAFRELASYKELLRSQVEHVLIDQLMHFMNVDLQDAKESRRRFDKAISTYDQAREKFVSLKKNTPGDIVAELEEDLQNSKSSFERSRFNLVNALMNIEAKKKYEFLESISAIMDSHLKYFKLGFELLKQLEPFIHQVYTYAQQAKELANAEQCSLEKRIQEFRTQAEIDIIKASSNIESSTSSVGICVTGMNSDKNIEAIMQSSRNGEVQTIKQGYLLKRSSSLRGDWKRRFFVLDSQGTLYYYRNKGIKPTGFLHHYAGSAEYNGGVFARFRAKYRTSSCEDNLGCRTVDLCTSTIKMGAEDTDLRLCFRIISPLKTYTLQAENAGDRTDWVNKITAVITSLLSSHILQQHVENNDYARKASSNVMLRNNHHTSDDQIGNRAESVSAVLREIPGNDVCAECNAHEPDWASLNLGILLCIECSGVHRNLGVHISKVRSLTLDVKVWEPSIVELFRTLGNAYCNSIWEGSLLKNER
- the LOC108475914 gene encoding ADP-ribosylation factor GTPase-activating protein AGD4-like isoform X2: MSAFLKLEDSPMFQKQIWSLEHMADDLKNRCQILYKGSKRFMAALGEAYNGDNSFADSLEAFGGAKDDPYSLSIGGFQGPIMSKFIKAFRELASYKELLRSQVEHVLIDQLMHFMNVDLQDAKESRRRFDKAISTYDQAREKFVSLKKNTPGDIVAELEEDLQNSKSSFERSRFNLVNALMNIEAKKKYEFLESISAIMDSHLKYFKLGFELLKQLEPFIHQAKELANAEQCSLEKRIQEFRTQAEIDIIKASSNIESSTSSVGICVTGMNSDKNIEAIMQSSRNGEVQTIKQGYLLKRSSSLRGDWKRRFFVLDSQGTLYYYRNKGIKPTGFLHHYAGSAEYNGGVFARFRAKYRTSSCEDNLGCRTVDLCTSTIKMGAEDTDLRLCFRIISPLKTYTLQAENAGDRTDWVNKITAVITSLLSSHILQQHVENNDYARKASSNVMLRNNHHTSDDQIGNRAESVSAVLREIPGNDVCAECNAHEPDWASLNLGILLCIECSGVHRNLGVHISKVRSLTLDVKVWEPSIVELFRTLGNAYCNSIWEGSLLKNER